In the Flavobacterium sp. J372 genome, one interval contains:
- the ftsZ gene encoding cell division protein FtsZ has protein sequence MMNNSEFGSISFDLPKNQSNVIKVIGVGGGGSNAINHMFKQGIKGVDFVVCNTDSQALQNSPVPNKIQLGVSLTEGLGAGANPEVGQQSALESIAEIEKMLDVNTKMVFITAGMGGGTGTGAAPVIAQLAKERDILTVGIVTIPFQFEGKVRSDQALQGVERLRKQVDSLIVINNNKLREVYGNLGFKAGFSKADEVLATASRGIAEVITHHYTQNIDLKDAKTVLSNSGTAIMGSAIASGDNRAKDAIVDALDSPLLNDNKITGAKNVLLLIVSGTSEITIDEIGEINDHIQTEAGYNANIIMGVGEDESLGDAIAVTIIATGFNVEQQNEIVNTEPKKIIHALEEGQKLTHDLTTSRPIVQAFDFSAPVAEQPKPQVTEEPVAEAKEEKIVFALEEDVIEKKPIAEVDTLPTSEFINSLDVFFEIVAPVKEEPAQPVVKDVREIEVIDAEYVVVAPKVEEQITFSFDLSADNVKREEKVLFSLTDELRNMKVNEPVQVIPVTEVNQGGVVRYSLEDYLEKENELLNSKPAAPVQEPVSPELNFTLKKEEEPAKPAYSQPAAHDEFNPVEMTIEETLRMRAEERRRKMKEFNYKFHNSASRIDEIEREPAYKRMGIDLSDSRTDNSKSRFSLGTDSNDDLQLRSNNSFLHDNVD, from the coding sequence ATGATGAACAATTCAGAATTTGGAAGCATCTCGTTTGATTTACCAAAGAATCAATCAAACGTGATCAAGGTAATTGGTGTAGGAGGTGGCGGCAGCAATGCTATAAACCATATGTTTAAGCAAGGGATAAAGGGTGTAGACTTCGTGGTGTGCAATACCGACAGCCAGGCATTGCAGAACAGCCCTGTGCCAAATAAGATACAGCTGGGCGTAAGCCTTACTGAAGGCCTTGGTGCGGGTGCAAACCCGGAGGTAGGGCAGCAGTCTGCGTTAGAGAGCATTGCTGAGATTGAGAAGATGCTTGACGTGAATACAAAGATGGTGTTCATCACGGCAGGTATGGGTGGTGGTACGGGTACCGGTGCGGCGCCTGTTATTGCACAGCTTGCAAAAGAAAGGGATATCCTTACCGTTGGTATCGTTACAATACCCTTCCAGTTTGAAGGTAAGGTACGTTCAGATCAGGCATTGCAGGGTGTAGAGCGGCTTCGCAAGCAGGTAGACTCGCTTATCGTAATTAACAATAATAAGCTTCGTGAAGTATATGGCAACCTTGGTTTTAAGGCCGGTTTCTCTAAAGCGGATGAAGTGTTGGCAACAGCTTCGCGTGGTATTGCAGAGGTTATTACGCACCACTACACACAAAACATCGACCTTAAAGATGCTAAAACAGTACTATCAAATAGTGGTACGGCAATAATGGGTTCGGCTATCGCATCGGGAGATAACCGCGCCAAAGACGCCATTGTAGATGCTCTTGACTCTCCGCTGTTGAACGATAATAAGATTACAGGCGCGAAGAATGTACTGTTGCTTATCGTGTCAGGTACCAGCGAGATCACCATTGACGAAATTGGTGAGATTAATGACCATATCCAGACAGAGGCGGGCTACAATGCCAACATCATCATGGGTGTAGGTGAAGACGAGTCGCTTGGAGATGCTATTGCCGTAACCATTATCGCTACAGGCTTTAATGTAGAGCAGCAGAATGAGATAGTAAACACCGAACCTAAAAAGATAATACACGCGCTTGAGGAAGGCCAGAAGCTTACTCACGACCTTACTACAAGCAGGCCGATAGTACAGGCATTTGATTTTTCAGCGCCTGTGGCAGAACAGCCAAAACCGCAGGTTACAGAAGAGCCTGTTGCTGAAGCGAAAGAAGAAAAAATAGTTTTTGCGCTTGAGGAGGACGTAATCGAAAAAAAGCCGATAGCTGAAGTAGACACACTTCCTACTTCAGAGTTCATCAACAGCCTTGACGTATTCTTTGAAATAGTTGCCCCGGTTAAAGAAGAGCCTGCGCAGCCTGTAGTAAAAGACGTTCGTGAAATTGAAGTGATAGATGCAGAATATGTTGTTGTAGCGCCAAAAGTTGAAGAGCAAATCACCTTTTCATTCGACCTGAGTGCTGACAATGTAAAGCGTGAGGAGAAAGTACTTTTCAGCCTTACGGATGAGCTTCGTAATATGAAGGTTAATGAACCTGTACAGGTAATCCCTGTTACAGAAGTGAACCAGGGCGGTGTGGTACGCTACTCACTTGAAGATTACCTTGAGAAAGAGAACGAACTGCTAAACTCTAAGCCTGCTGCCCCGGTTCAGGAGCCTGTAAGCCCTGAGCTGAACTTTACCCTTAAAAAGGAAGAGGAGCCTGCCAAGCCTGCTTATAGCCAGCCTGCTGCACATGATGAGTTCAACCCGGTTGAAATGACTATTGAAGAGACCTTAAGGATGCGTGCAGAAGAGCGCCGCAGGAAGATGAAGGAATTTAACTATAAATTCCACAACAGCGCTTCAAGAATTGACGAAATAGAAAGAGAACCCGCTTACAAGAGAATGGGCATAGACCTTAGTGATTCGCGTACAGACAACAGTAAGTCGCGCTTTTCATTGGGCACAGACAGTAATGACGACCTGCAGTTGCGATCAAACAACTCGTTTCTGCATGACAACGTAGACTAA
- a CDS encoding AraC family transcriptional regulator, with translation MNTIKSISQFHKLISLPEPRHPLVSVINLAECVFQDDDIWKGFVNSFYCVALKREATGKIRYGQQHYDYDKGVLSFTAPNQVQYLDVGNIECGSGYLLIFHPDFLMAHPLAANISNYNFFSYAVNEALHLSAEEEHDLLTILDRINRECRHIDKYTQEIILSQIELLLNYSNRFYERQFITRKNHNNQLLVKFEQQIDEYFDNNTTNPELLTVQRMAELMNLSPNYLSDLLRMHTGQNTQQHIHQKLIDKAKEKLSTTNLSVSEIAYALGFEHAQSFSTLFKKKTNLSPLEFRKAFN, from the coding sequence ATGAATACTATTAAATCAATTTCACAGTTCCACAAATTAATCTCGTTGCCCGAGCCACGGCATCCGTTAGTGAGCGTAATTAACCTTGCGGAGTGCGTTTTTCAGGATGATGATATATGGAAAGGATTTGTGAACAGCTTTTACTGCGTTGCCCTTAAAAGAGAGGCCACTGGTAAAATTCGGTATGGCCAGCAGCATTATGATTATGATAAAGGTGTTCTCAGCTTTACTGCGCCAAATCAGGTCCAGTATCTTGATGTTGGCAATATAGAATGCGGGTCAGGGTATTTACTCATTTTTCACCCTGATTTTTTAATGGCCCACCCACTGGCAGCCAATATCAGCAATTATAACTTTTTCTCTTATGCTGTAAATGAAGCATTGCACCTTTCTGCGGAAGAAGAGCATGATCTCCTGACAATTTTAGACAGGATTAACAGGGAATGCAGGCACATTGATAAATATACCCAGGAAATTATATTGTCGCAAATTGAGCTTTTGCTTAACTATTCAAACCGATTTTACGAGCGGCAGTTTATTACACGTAAAAACCACAACAACCAGCTGCTGGTAAAGTTTGAACAACAGATTGATGAATATTTTGACAATAACACTACAAACCCTGAACTGCTAACTGTACAGCGTATGGCAGAGCTTATGAATCTTTCACCTAACTACCTGAGTGATTTGCTGCGGATGCACACAGGGCAGAATACCCAGCAGCACATACACCAGAAACTTATTGATAAGGCAAAGGAGAAACTTTCTACTACAAATTTATCGGTGAGTGAAATTGCTTATGCATTAGGGTTTGAACATGCGCAATCATTCAGTACATTGTTTAAGAAAAAAACCAATCTGTCACCTTTAGAATTCCGTAAGGCGTTTAACTGA
- a CDS encoding PH domain-containing protein — translation MKEHIKSFLNEEQDPKAIEKITNKLNDLLMRNEEVGYIGVQKKPAINVFPDSIVLTNKRIIMCKPKNLGLSMDFTDYPWENVGATFVKENILGSEFSFTTNTDITISIDYLPKTQARKIYTFAKEQLELLKEGTVQSQSQFAEPSAQSQSQSQFAQATPEVNEVEEVETEEVNDFAEIMPAHLDAPQYFPPQPEEQSATPVPAKDSSLANLSKEELFEKLQNYKKLLDNGLILQGEYDTLKKEILAHL, via the coding sequence ATGAAAGAACATATAAAGAGTTTCCTGAACGAGGAGCAGGACCCGAAAGCGATTGAAAAAATTACCAATAAGCTGAATGACCTGCTGATGCGGAATGAAGAGGTAGGCTACATCGGTGTGCAGAAGAAACCGGCAATCAATGTGTTTCCTGACAGTATTGTGCTTACCAACAAGCGCATCATCATGTGCAAGCCTAAAAACCTTGGCCTGTCAATGGATTTTACCGATTACCCTTGGGAGAATGTCGGCGCTACCTTTGTGAAAGAAAACATTCTCGGCTCCGAATTTTCATTCACGACAAATACCGATATTACCATCTCTATTGACTATCTGCCAAAAACACAGGCACGCAAAATATATACTTTTGCAAAAGAGCAGCTTGAACTTCTGAAAGAAGGCACTGTTCAGTCGCAGTCACAGTTTGCTGAACCTTCAGCTCAGTCACAGTCACAGTCGCAGTTTGCACAGGCAACTCCTGAAGTTAATGAAGTGGAAGAGGTAGAGACAGAAGAGGTGAACGATTTTGCAGAAATTATGCCGGCTCACCTTGATGCGCCTCAATACTTCCCTCCGCAGCCTGAAGAACAGTCAGCAACACCTGTGCCTGCCAAAGACAGCAGCCTGGCAAATCTTTCAAAAGAAGAATTGTTTGAGAAACTGCAGAACTACAAGAAACTCCTGGATAACGGGCTTATTCTTCAGGGAGAGTACGATACTTTAAAGAAAGAGATTCTTGCTCATTTGTAG
- a CDS encoding GIY-YIG nuclease family protein: protein MESLKHSICCAFYLYCNMYFTYILKSLNSDRFYVGMSQDTVKRLQEHNEGKTTSTKAYMPWIIIHQEEFATLDAARAREKYLKSAAGRRWRKQNLSS from the coding sequence ATGGAGTCACTAAAGCACAGCATCTGCTGTGCTTTTTATTTATATTGCAATATGTATTTCACGTATATTTTAAAGAGCCTCAACAGTGATAGGTTTTATGTTGGGATGTCACAAGACACAGTCAAACGTCTTCAAGAACATAATGAGGGTAAGACAACTTCAACGAAAGCATATATGCCCTGGATAATTATACACCAGGAAGAATTTGCTACACTTGACGCAGCACGAGCCAGAGAGAAATATCTAAAATCTGCTGCCGGCAGGCGTTGGCGAAAGCAGAACCTCTCCTCATAG
- a CDS encoding NAD(P)/FAD-dependent oxidoreductase — MKTEILIIGGGAAGLMAGYKLVKAGYKVTVLEARNRLGGRIHTIHNDGSSERAELGAEFIHGDLPVTKRLLDEAGIKYYKSGFEMWQYKGGRFTQNEEFVKGWGEFLEKLDELQEDMTMHDFLQKYFPGEANAELRKRVENYIAGYDTANPRDASAFALREEWNNEDDDAQQLIEGGYGAMVDYLAAEIGNTGNEIVLNATVTNIEWKQGSVKVSTAENTAYEADKAVIALPLGVLQSGTIKFQPDLPHSNAINDIGFGWLIKILLDFDEVFWENNGVTHHSGKEPVTRFFFTSQAVPTFWSQAGSKQLTGWLGGLPANQRKNSPDEEILQLTLDSLSKVYGISSAELKNKLTAWHVANWTSDPYTLGSYSYNKLESSKARKTLLKPVDDTVYFAGEYLYDGPAIGTVEAALTSGKDVAEKIADAFNQK, encoded by the coding sequence ATGAAAACTGAAATTCTCATCATCGGTGGCGGCGCTGCCGGCCTTATGGCAGGCTACAAGCTTGTAAAAGCCGGGTACAAGGTTACAGTACTTGAAGCACGTAATCGCCTGGGCGGGCGCATACATACAATTCACAATGACGGCTCATCAGAGCGCGCTGAACTTGGCGCTGAATTCATTCATGGCGACCTTCCGGTAACAAAGCGGCTGCTTGACGAAGCCGGTATTAAGTACTATAAGTCAGGTTTTGAGATGTGGCAATACAAGGGCGGAAGATTTACTCAGAATGAAGAATTTGTAAAAGGCTGGGGCGAATTTCTGGAAAAGCTGGATGAGTTGCAGGAGGACATGACTATGCACGATTTCTTGCAAAAATATTTCCCAGGCGAAGCGAATGCAGAATTGCGTAAAAGGGTAGAAAACTACATTGCAGGTTATGACACGGCTAATCCGCGTGATGCTTCTGCTTTTGCTTTGCGTGAAGAATGGAACAATGAAGACGATGATGCGCAGCAACTCATTGAAGGTGGGTATGGGGCAATGGTTGATTATCTCGCTGCTGAAATCGGGAACACAGGAAATGAAATAGTCCTGAATGCTACAGTCACCAATATTGAATGGAAACAGGGCAGCGTAAAAGTGAGCACCGCTGAAAATACCGCCTATGAAGCTGATAAAGCAGTAATCGCGCTGCCCCTGGGTGTGCTTCAGTCGGGTACTATAAAGTTTCAACCGGATTTGCCGCATAGTAATGCCATCAACGATATTGGCTTTGGCTGGCTTATAAAAATCCTGCTTGATTTTGATGAAGTATTCTGGGAAAATAATGGTGTAACTCATCACTCAGGAAAAGAGCCTGTAACGCGTTTTTTCTTCACAAGCCAGGCTGTGCCAACGTTTTGGTCACAGGCCGGCAGCAAACAGCTTACCGGCTGGCTGGGCGGGCTTCCTGCTAATCAACGAAAAAATTCTCCAGATGAAGAAATCCTGCAGCTGACGCTTGATTCGCTCAGTAAAGTATATGGTATATCATCAGCAGAACTGAAAAATAAGCTTACTGCCTGGCATGTAGCCAACTGGACATCAGATCCCTATACACTCGGTTCTTACTCATACAACAAACTTGAGAGCAGCAAAGCCCGAAAGACCCTTCTAAAGCCGGTGGATGACACTGTTTATTTCGCAGGAGAATATTTATATGACGGCCCTGCAATAGGCACGGTTGAGGCTGCGCTAACCAGCGGCAAGGATGTTGCCGAGAAAATTGCCGACGCGTTTAACCAAAAATGA
- a CDS encoding aldo/keto reductase produces the protein MKKVNLGSEGLVVPVMGLGCMGMTGFEDGNMYGVADEQEAIATIHRSLEMGGNFLDTADLYGPFKNEQLIAKAVDGKRDKYIIATKFGWEIDDNNKVTWAINGKKEYVKKAVERSLKNLNTDFIDLYYMHRLDKSTPVEETVEAMSELVKEGKVGYIGLSEVSSETIRRAHAVHPITAVQSEYSLFERTVEERGILNTLSEMGIGFVAYSPLGRGFLSGQIRTIDDLPENDFRRAIPRFSGNSFL, from the coding sequence ATGAAAAAAGTAAATTTAGGAAGCGAAGGTCTGGTTGTGCCCGTTATGGGTCTGGGCTGTATGGGTATGACGGGTTTTGAAGATGGAAATATGTATGGAGTGGCAGACGAGCAGGAAGCTATTGCCACGATTCATCGTTCGCTTGAGATGGGTGGTAATTTTTTAGACACTGCAGATTTGTACGGCCCTTTTAAAAATGAGCAATTGATTGCTAAAGCGGTAGATGGCAAGAGAGATAAATATATTATTGCTACAAAATTCGGGTGGGAAATAGATGATAATAACAAGGTAACCTGGGCAATTAATGGCAAGAAGGAATATGTAAAGAAGGCTGTTGAGCGTTCCCTAAAAAATCTCAATACAGATTTTATTGACTTGTACTATATGCATCGCCTTGATAAAAGCACACCTGTTGAAGAAACCGTTGAAGCCATGAGTGAACTGGTTAAAGAAGGCAAAGTAGGTTACATAGGGCTATCGGAAGTGTCATCAGAAACTATACGAAGGGCTCATGCGGTTCACCCAATTACAGCGGTGCAAAGTGAGTATTCACTGTTTGAGCGAACTGTTGAAGAGCGGGGCATTTTAAATACTTTAAGCGAAATGGGTATTGGTTTTGTAGCATATTCGCCATTAGGTCGGGGTTTTTTATCAGGACAAATCCGTACGATTGATGACTTACCTGAAAATGATTTTCGCCGGGCTATTCCACGTTTTTCAGGAAACTCATTTTTATAA
- a CDS encoding aldo/keto reductase — protein MVNAIEAMAGEKQVTPSQLALAWIIGKDILPIPGTKRRKYLEQNIAAANIDLTEADIAKLESIVPLGTDTGNPYDEFSMGLID, from the coding sequence TTGGTTAACGCTATTGAGGCAATGGCAGGGGAGAAACAAGTAACTCCATCACAATTGGCGCTTGCATGGATTATAGGTAAGGATATTTTACCTATACCGGGCACCAAACGAAGAAAATATTTAGAGCAGAATATTGCGGCTGCAAATATTGATTTAACTGAAGCTGACATAGCAAAGCTGGAGAGCATTGTGCCGCTTGGCACAGATACCGGCAACCCGTATGATGAGTTCAGCATGGGGCTTATTGACTAA
- the murC gene encoding UDP-N-acetylmuramate--L-alanine ligase, producing the protein MDIKQIENVYFIGIGGIGMSALARYFRFIGKNVAGYDKTPTHLTDELKHDGIHIHFDDVVELIDLKFLNKENTLVVVTPAVPKDHLQWNYFVQNGFTVKKRAEVLGIITKDTYCFAVAGTHGKTTTSSILGHVLYECGVDVTAFLGGIVENYNSNLIGSGKTVTVVEADEFDRSFLHLHPNIACITSMDADHLDIYGDTASIEASFQEFASKVEDKNNLFYTGSLPLEGIRIGIEDGSAFTAKNIKVQDGWYVFDVETPRETITGVRFGLPGRHNLTNALLAFAMAYTYGVAGSEIGKALKTFKGVRRRFSYQVRKPEVVYIDDYAHHPTEIDAVYQAVSELYPGKKVLAIFQPHLFSRTRDFIEGFAKSLSAFENIVLLDIYPARELPMEGVTSQWLLDKIENENKLLVSKNDLLQLVKHTDAEVIVTIGAGDIGEMVPDIKKIIDEKN; encoded by the coding sequence ATGGACATCAAACAAATAGAAAACGTTTACTTCATCGGGATTGGCGGCATCGGCATGAGTGCCCTGGCGCGCTATTTCCGTTTTATTGGTAAAAATGTGGCGGGCTATGACAAGACACCTACGCACCTTACTGATGAACTGAAGCATGACGGTATCCACATCCATTTTGATGATGTCGTTGAGCTGATTGACCTTAAGTTCCTCAATAAAGAAAATACGCTGGTTGTAGTAACCCCGGCCGTGCCTAAAGACCACCTGCAGTGGAACTATTTTGTGCAGAACGGTTTTACGGTAAAGAAACGTGCCGAGGTATTGGGCATCATCACCAAAGACACGTACTGCTTTGCGGTGGCGGGAACACATGGCAAGACCACTACGAGCAGCATTTTGGGCCACGTGCTTTATGAATGCGGCGTTGACGTAACGGCTTTCCTGGGCGGAATTGTAGAGAACTACAACAGCAACCTGATTGGCAGTGGCAAGACAGTGACGGTGGTAGAGGCAGATGAGTTTGACCGCTCATTCCTGCACCTGCACCCCAATATTGCCTGCATCACATCAATGGATGCCGACCATTTGGATATCTATGGCGATACGGCTTCCATTGAGGCGTCGTTTCAGGAATTTGCGTCGAAAGTAGAAGATAAGAACAACCTGTTTTACACAGGCAGCCTTCCACTCGAAGGGATAAGGATTGGCATAGAAGATGGTTCGGCCTTCACGGCAAAGAACATAAAAGTGCAGGATGGCTGGTATGTGTTTGATGTGGAGACTCCGCGCGAGACCATAACAGGAGTGCGCTTCGGGCTCCCGGGCAGGCACAACCTGACGAATGCTTTACTGGCGTTTGCTATGGCCTATACTTATGGCGTAGCGGGCAGCGAAATCGGCAAAGCGCTGAAAACGTTTAAAGGCGTGCGTCGTAGGTTCTCTTACCAGGTTCGAAAGCCGGAAGTAGTGTATATAGACGACTATGCGCACCACCCCACGGAGATTGACGCAGTATATCAGGCGGTAAGTGAATTGTATCCCGGCAAAAAAGTACTGGCGATTTTCCAGCCGCACCTTTTCAGCCGTACGCGCGACTTTATAGAAGGGTTTGCAAAAAGCCTCTCTGCATTTGAAAATATAGTGCTGCTGGATATTTATCCGGCACGCGAACTGCCGATGGAAGGGGTAACATCCCAATGGCTGTTGGACAAAATTGAGAACGAAAATAAGCTGCTGGTAAGCAAGAATGATTTGCTGCAGCTGGTGAAGCATACCGATGCCGAAGTGATAGTAACCATAGGCGCCGGTGATATAGGTGAAATGGTGCCTGATATTAAAAAGATTATAGATGAAAAAAATTAA
- a CDS encoding M56 family metallopeptidase, whose translation MYTEAEPLAALPLSDITPLNGLTAAHTETAANYWPFAGLTLYFAVVLVLILRFTGNIIKLLRKVHRNQTIPYQSACLVLLDEKTQPFTFLNYIFLHRTDYEAGRTERELLVHEMAHVSQKHTLDVLFIEMLKTVFWFNPLFYFYQQAIRLNHEFLADAAVVEADTSVTSYQELLFAKLLPKPRYKLASSLTFSLTKNV comes from the coding sequence GTGTACACCGAAGCTGAGCCGCTTGCTGCCCTGCCTTTATCAGACATTACTCCCCTGAATGGGCTTACCGCTGCACACACGGAAACTGCTGCAAACTATTGGCCATTTGCAGGCTTAACACTATATTTTGCCGTAGTATTGGTGCTCATACTACGTTTCACCGGTAACATTATCAAATTATTGCGAAAAGTGCATCGGAATCAAACGATACCTTATCAAAGCGCCTGTCTTGTACTGCTCGATGAAAAAACACAACCTTTTACATTCTTGAATTATATTTTTCTGCATCGTACAGATTATGAGGCAGGACGAACAGAACGAGAACTGCTTGTACATGAAATGGCACATGTTTCCCAAAAGCACACACTTGATGTTTTGTTCATTGAAATGCTGAAAACAGTATTTTGGTTTAACCCCCTATTCTATTTTTACCAGCAGGCAATTCGGTTAAACCATGAATTCCTCGCCGATGCTGCAGTGGTAGAGGCAGACACCAGTGTTACATCTTACCAGGAATTATTGTTCGCTAAACTACTCCCCAAACCCCGTTACAAACTTGCAAGCAGCCTTACTTTTTCATTAACTAAAAACGTTTAA
- a CDS encoding GatB/YqeY domain-containing protein gives MSLSAKIMEAMKDAMRAKDTVTLESLRAIKSAILLAQTESGAKEEISEEDEIKLLQRLVKQRKDSANIYIQQGRQDLADPEIEQAAVIEKFLPAQLSEEEVEAVVKRIVADNGFAGMADMGKVMGIASKELAGSADGKTISTVVKRVLA, from the coding sequence ATGAGTTTATCAGCAAAGATCATGGAAGCCATGAAAGACGCTATGAGGGCAAAAGATACTGTAACGCTTGAGTCGCTCAGGGCTATTAAGTCGGCTATTTTGCTTGCCCAGACCGAAAGTGGCGCTAAAGAAGAAATATCTGAAGAAGACGAGATAAAACTGCTGCAAAGACTGGTGAAACAGCGTAAAGACAGCGCCAATATATATATACAGCAAGGGCGCCAGGACCTGGCGGACCCCGAGATTGAACAAGCAGCCGTAATCGAGAAATTCCTTCCGGCACAGCTTAGCGAAGAAGAGGTAGAGGCTGTAGTGAAGCGCATTGTAGCCGACAATGGCTTTGCAGGTATGGCCGATATGGGCAAAGTCATGGGTATAGCCAGTAAAGAACTAGCCGGCAGCGCCGATGGTAAGACTATTTCGACAGTGGTCAAGAGAGTTTTGGCGTAG
- a CDS encoding BlaI/MecI/CopY family transcriptional regulator produces MKLTKTEEQLMQLLWKKEKAFMKDLLDLFDEPKPAATTVATLLKRMTDKGFVAYNEMGNSREYYPLVKKTDYFSGQVNGMIKSFFNDSAAQFASFFTKETNLSEAELKELRKIIDEQIEKKKK; encoded by the coding sequence ATGAAATTGACCAAAACTGAAGAACAGCTTATGCAACTCCTCTGGAAAAAGGAGAAGGCATTCATGAAAGACCTCCTTGATTTATTTGACGAGCCTAAGCCCGCGGCGACTACTGTTGCCACACTGCTGAAGCGGATGACAGACAAGGGGTTTGTAGCCTATAACGAGATGGGCAACTCGCGCGAATACTACCCGCTGGTGAAGAAAACCGATTACTTTTCGGGCCAGGTAAACGGGATGATCAAAAGTTTCTTTAATGATTCAGCTGCACAGTTTGCTTCTTTCTTCACCAAAGAGACTAATCTAAGTGAAGCTGAATTGAAAGAACTCCGTAAGATTATCGATGAACAAATTGAAAAGAAGAAAAAATGA
- a CDS encoding DUF4407 domain-containing protein, which yields MVKQFFITCSGADKDIIYSCSNGEQNKYAGIGATVFFTALLAWIASAYALYTVFDNVYLATFFGFIWGVLIFNLDRFIVSTIRKRERFGQELLQATPRIVLAMIIAIVISKPLEIKIFQKEIDAVLLKEKNEMAMANKKQVADYYKGDLDKNKAETKDLKDAIAKKEKEVSDLYSTYITEAEGTKGTMKMGKGPVYEEKRQKHDAALKELDTLRKNNLAKIAAKEKEAATLQAGLDKKVKDTQPVIDGFDGLMARINALNKLPFLPSLFIMLLFLAIETSPIIAKLLSPKGEYDFKLEDTETALKTSLEQNNYQRTLLKNTDAGIYDDVYAEIRSDRELYNYKKKKAIELLEMQADSFSEKQKSAML from the coding sequence ATGGTAAAACAATTTTTCATTACCTGCTCCGGGGCAGATAAGGATATTATCTACTCCTGCTCCAACGGTGAGCAAAACAAGTATGCCGGCATTGGTGCTACAGTTTTCTTCACAGCACTATTAGCCTGGATAGCTTCGGCTTATGCGCTTTATACTGTTTTCGACAATGTTTATCTCGCCACGTTTTTCGGTTTTATCTGGGGTGTACTAATATTTAATCTCGACAGGTTTATTGTATCAACTATCCGCAAGCGTGAGCGATTCGGGCAGGAATTGCTGCAGGCTACCCCGCGTATTGTCCTCGCCATGATAATAGCAATCGTTATCTCAAAGCCTTTAGAAATTAAGATTTTTCAAAAGGAAATTGATGCTGTGTTACTGAAAGAAAAGAATGAAATGGCAATGGCCAACAAAAAGCAGGTAGCCGACTACTACAAAGGCGACCTCGATAAAAATAAGGCTGAAACCAAAGACCTTAAAGATGCCATCGCTAAAAAGGAAAAAGAGGTAAGCGACTTATACAGCACGTACATTACCGAAGCGGAAGGCACAAAAGGCACTATGAAAATGGGTAAAGGCCCTGTTTATGAAGAAAAACGGCAGAAGCACGACGCAGCTTTGAAAGAACTGGATACCCTTCGCAAAAATAACCTTGCTAAAATTGCTGCGAAAGAAAAAGAAGCTGCAACGTTACAGGCAGGCCTCGATAAAAAAGTGAAAGACACCCAGCCTGTAATCGATGGGTTTGACGGGCTGATGGCGCGGATAAACGCCCTGAATAAATTGCCGTTTTTGCCTTCGCTGTTTATCATGCTGCTTTTCCTTGCCATTGAAACATCGCCTATAATCGCTAAACTTTTATCTCCTAAGGGTGAGTATGACTTTAAGCTTGAAGACACCGAGACTGCGCTTAAAACTAGCCTGGAGCAGAATAATTACCAACGTACATTACTTAAGAACACCGACGCAGGCATTTATGATGATGTGTATGCTGAAATACGCAGCGACAGGGAACTATACAATTACAAAAAGAAGAAAGCCATCGAGCTATTAGAAATGCAGGCCGACAGCTTTAGCGAAAAGCAAAAGAGCGCAATGCTTTAA